In Natrinema amylolyticum, the following are encoded in one genomic region:
- a CDS encoding DCC1-like thiol-disulfide oxidoreductase family protein — protein sequence MTDATLVYDDDCGFCTWWAEYFDERTDLRIVGFSDLTDDLRERLPDEYEDCSHLVTDDGVYSCGASIEEAFVRTDVAEPAGEAVEFLRQFEDYEQFRERTYRWVADNRDRWGKYLSKTPPARQKSDDG from the coding sequence ATGACCGACGCGACACTCGTCTACGATGACGACTGCGGCTTCTGTACGTGGTGGGCGGAGTACTTCGACGAGCGGACGGACCTCCGCATCGTCGGCTTCAGCGACCTCACCGACGACCTGCGCGAGCGGCTTCCCGACGAATACGAGGACTGCTCGCACCTGGTGACCGACGACGGCGTCTACTCCTGTGGGGCCTCGATCGAGGAGGCGTTCGTCCGCACGGACGTGGCCGAGCCCGCGGGGGAGGCGGTCGAGTTCCTCCGCCAGTTCGAGGACTACGAGCAGTTCCGCGAGCGAACCTACCGGTGGGTCGCCGACAACCGCGATCGGTGGGGGAAGTACCTCTCGAAGACGCCGCCGGCGCGCCAGAAATCCGACGACGGCTGA
- a CDS encoding lipase maturation factor family protein: MWQGEGYWLVRVVFQRGLALLYLLAFLVAANQFRPLAGEDGLLPLERYVEGVSFRERPSLFYLVPTDRAIGVAAWSGVALSALALVGVPYWLPAGVATPVSMLLWATLWALYLSFVNAGQTFYGYGWESMLCETGFLAIFLGAGSVAPPFVVVLLLQWVLFRNMFGAGLIKLRGDDCWRDLTCMDYHYETQPIPNPVSWFAHHLPDRFHRVETVANHVIELLIPFCYFAPQPLSALAGLATIGFQGWLLVTGNFAWLNALTIVLAIPTFSDGTLAAALPISAPATAPTPLYLEALALLLAALVIVLSVQPVRNMLSERQLMNTSFDPLNLVNTYGAFGSITRDRYEVVVEGTTDEKITPETEWRAYRFKGKPTDLERRPPQVAPYHLRLDWQLWFAAMSPSPHRSPWFLRFLAKLLEADADTLALLAEDPFDGEPPERVRAVRYRYRYTTPEERAESGRWWARERVGTYVSPVSLEELRVRRPRSR, from the coding sequence ATGTGGCAGGGGGAGGGCTACTGGCTCGTCCGCGTCGTCTTCCAGCGGGGACTCGCGCTGCTGTACCTGCTCGCCTTTCTCGTCGCAGCCAATCAGTTCCGGCCGCTGGCCGGCGAGGACGGTCTGTTGCCCCTCGAGCGGTACGTCGAGGGCGTCTCGTTCCGGGAGCGACCGAGCCTCTTCTATCTCGTCCCGACGGATCGGGCGATCGGGGTCGCGGCCTGGAGCGGCGTCGCGCTGTCGGCGCTGGCGCTGGTGGGGGTGCCGTACTGGCTGCCGGCGGGCGTCGCGACGCCGGTCTCGATGCTCCTGTGGGCGACGCTGTGGGCGCTGTACCTCTCCTTCGTGAACGCCGGCCAGACGTTCTACGGCTACGGCTGGGAGTCGATGCTCTGCGAGACCGGGTTCCTCGCGATCTTTCTCGGGGCGGGCTCGGTCGCACCGCCGTTCGTGGTTGTCCTACTCCTTCAGTGGGTGCTCTTTCGCAACATGTTCGGTGCCGGGCTGATCAAGCTCCGCGGCGACGACTGCTGGCGGGACCTGACCTGCATGGACTACCACTACGAGACCCAGCCGATCCCGAATCCGGTGAGCTGGTTCGCCCATCACCTTCCGGACCGGTTCCATCGGGTGGAGACCGTTGCAAATCACGTCATCGAGCTACTGATACCGTTTTGCTACTTCGCTCCCCAGCCGCTGTCGGCGCTGGCCGGACTGGCGACGATCGGCTTTCAGGGCTGGCTACTGGTCACCGGGAACTTCGCCTGGCTGAACGCGCTGACGATCGTGCTCGCGATTCCGACGTTCAGCGACGGGACGCTGGCGGCCGCGCTCCCGATTTCCGCGCCCGCGACCGCGCCGACGCCGCTCTATCTCGAGGCGCTGGCGCTCCTCCTGGCCGCGCTCGTGATCGTTCTGAGCGTTCAGCCGGTGCGAAACATGCTCTCCGAACGGCAGCTCATGAACACCTCGTTCGATCCGCTGAACCTGGTCAACACCTACGGCGCGTTCGGGTCGATAACCCGGGATCGGTACGAGGTCGTCGTCGAGGGGACGACCGACGAGAAGATCACGCCGGAGACGGAGTGGCGGGCCTACCGATTCAAGGGGAAGCCGACCGATCTCGAGCGACGGCCGCCCCAGGTCGCGCCCTACCACCTCCGGCTCGATTGGCAGCTGTGGTTCGCCGCTATGTCGCCGAGCCCGCACCGGAGCCCGTGGTTCCTCCGATTCCTGGCGAAGCTCCTCGAGGCCGACGCGGACACGCTCGCCCTGCTCGCCGAGGATCCCTTCGACGGCGAACCGCCGGAACGCGTTCGCGCGGTTCGGTACCGCTATCGCTATACCACGCCCGAGGAACGGGCCGAGAGCGGCCGCTGGTGGGCTCGCGAGCGCGTCGGAACGTACGTGAGCCCGGTCTCGCTCGAGGAGTTACGGGTTCGCCGGCCGCGATCGCGGTGA
- a CDS encoding CynX/NimT family MFS transporter, whose translation MTDRMSRRRAYAAVVVGTLGYTCLMFIWFSLPAYLSTIIDELGLSGTQAGVVAGAVPLTYIPIALFTGMVVDRVGPGRSLAAGVVIYGVAQIARSFAVGFPSLLAATLLIGVGATAITFGLPKLVSVLFPPDETGFPSSIYLVGASAGTASAFAVGRPVLGPLLGGWRALFFWSGIVAIAYGLLWFVVARRLGIDARNRAANDADEADSSLSLAAIRRDLTLVLTHRELQLVVVVGTMYLLIAHGMQGWLPTLLEARGYSPDRAGRTTSLLVAANVVGVLTVPAVADRFGVRRTALAVCGLVAGLGITGVLSSGLGLLLLGSVVVTGFGFGGLSPLIRAIPPELEGIGARLTGTAVGFIFAVGEIGGFLGPVLVGTLYDYTGSYAPGLGLLASAGLVVAVAGSVLRYRYGDS comes from the coding sequence ATGACCGATCGGATGAGCCGCCGCCGCGCGTACGCCGCCGTCGTCGTCGGGACGCTGGGATACACCTGCTTGATGTTTATCTGGTTCTCGCTGCCGGCATATCTCTCGACGATCATCGACGAACTCGGGCTCTCGGGCACCCAGGCCGGCGTGGTCGCGGGGGCGGTCCCGCTGACCTACATCCCGATCGCGCTCTTCACCGGGATGGTCGTCGACCGCGTCGGTCCGGGGCGGAGCCTCGCGGCCGGCGTGGTGATCTACGGCGTCGCCCAGATCGCTCGCAGCTTCGCGGTTGGCTTCCCCTCCCTGCTCGCGGCGACGCTGCTGATTGGCGTTGGCGCGACGGCGATCACGTTCGGGCTGCCCAAACTCGTCTCGGTGCTGTTCCCGCCCGACGAGACCGGCTTTCCGTCCTCGATCTACCTCGTCGGCGCGTCGGCGGGGACGGCGAGCGCCTTCGCCGTCGGCCGGCCGGTTCTGGGCCCGCTGCTCGGCGGCTGGCGCGCCCTCTTCTTCTGGAGCGGGATCGTCGCGATCGCGTACGGCTTGCTGTGGTTCGTCGTCGCTCGGCGATTGGGGATCGACGCCCGCAACCGCGCGGCCAACGACGCCGACGAGGCGGATTCGTCGCTCTCGCTCGCGGCGATCCGACGGGACCTCACGCTCGTCCTCACCCACCGCGAGCTGCAGCTCGTGGTCGTCGTCGGGACGATGTACCTGCTGATCGCCCATGGCATGCAGGGGTGGCTCCCGACGCTGCTCGAGGCTCGGGGCTACTCGCCGGACCGGGCCGGACGGACGACGAGTCTCCTCGTCGCCGCCAACGTCGTCGGCGTGCTGACGGTCCCCGCGGTCGCCGATCGGTTCGGCGTCCGCCGCACCGCTCTGGCGGTCTGTGGGCTCGTGGCGGGACTCGGCATCACCGGCGTCCTCTCGAGCGGGCTCGGTCTCCTGCTCCTCGGGAGCGTCGTCGTCACCGGGTTCGGCTTCGGCGGGCTCTCGCCGCTCATCCGGGCGATCCCGCCGGAACTCGAGGGGATCGGCGCGCGCCTGACCGGCACCGCCGTCGGCTTCATCTTCGCCGTCGGCGAGATCGGGGGGTTCCTCGGCCCGGTGCTGGTCGGGACGCTCTACGACTATACCGGCTCGTACGCGCCGGGATTAGGACTCCTCGCCTCGGCCGGGCTCGTCGTCGCGGTCGCCGGCAGCGTGTTGCGATATCGGTACGGCGACTCCTGA
- a CDS encoding TIGR03668 family PPOX class F420-dependent oxidoreductase, whose amino-acid sequence MTPEEQAFLERARVGALATVDAEGRPHAVPICFALLEPAAQSDRPTPTDDAIDATEGRSGGPDDGSVGIRLVSAIDEKPKSTADLQRVRNIRANPRVTLLVDRYREDWSRLAWVQVRGRARVLEPDASGHDDAVRALESKYDQYATHALGERPVLSIEIGRTVSWGALEDG is encoded by the coding sequence ATGACGCCCGAAGAGCAGGCCTTCCTCGAGCGAGCCCGCGTCGGCGCGTTAGCGACGGTCGACGCCGAGGGGCGGCCCCACGCGGTTCCGATCTGTTTCGCGCTCCTCGAGCCGGCGGCGCAGTCGGATCGGCCGACTCCGACAGACGACGCTATCGATGCGACCGAGGGACGGAGCGGCGGCCCCGACGACGGAAGCGTCGGGATCAGACTCGTCTCGGCGATCGACGAGAAGCCGAAATCGACCGCCGACCTCCAGCGCGTGCGGAATATTCGGGCGAACCCGCGAGTGACGCTGCTGGTCGACCGCTACCGCGAGGACTGGTCGCGCCTCGCGTGGGTTCAGGTCCGCGGACGGGCGCGGGTCCTCGAGCCCGACGCGTCGGGCCACGACGACGCGGTGCGCGCGCTGGAGTCGAAGTACGACCAGTACGCGACTCACGCTCTCGGCGAGCGCCCGGTCCTTTCGATCGAAATCGGACGGACCGTCTCCTGGGGCGCGCTCGAAGACGGATGA
- a CDS encoding heavy metal translocating P-type ATPase has protein sequence MSDRRAEGGRDDRCRLCGTPLPEPDGESASDGFCSAGCRDVAAEYGTGDSGGSAAESDGPPGSDEPRPADRPADPRPTATADGDERPDGTVRTFFRVDGMHSATCEAFLESVAEGRDGVREAEASYVTETIRVDHDPARISTDTLEDALSTLGYTAYLRDDATAEDETGGTQRSREMSGLRKRRSDDMLEMRYVVGVVFGSFLLLPFVAVLYPMFLTSFTDWGAIEHFEGAFTGFSGPLYLPLFLFLTGAIIYLTGGPLLRGAYVSLKLRRPTTDLLATLTILSAYVFSILVSGLGRNDLYFDLTIVVASVVMGATYYEATVKRRATDRLTDLTVSQVDTARLYAGDGSTTELPVADLESGDRVLVREGERIPVDGTLSEGECTVDEAVVTGESLPVAKAAGDDVVGGSVVTTDAAVVDVGERTTSSIERLTRVVWNVQSADHGVTRRADEFAATLVPIVLAAAVVVGAGSLLAGASGLTASLAALMTLMVASPWALGFATPYSVAASLGEALERGIVVFDETVFERLRAVDVVVFDKTGTLTTGEMTVREADAPEDLLAAAAALEQRAAHPAAAAIADAFGSDGDALDDDADGTARADGGSTASGERDVREFHTHATGVEGTVDDRTVLVGHPDLFRDRGWALEPDLEETIDRAREAGRLPVVVGRDGTAEGVVIVGDEPREAWDETIAALDEDGVDVVVLTGDDGTAADVFDRHPGVDHVFAGVSPDGKTAAVERMKADDRVAMVGDGTNDAPALAAADLGISLGSGTALAADAADVAIVDDDLAAVERAFALARAARGRIRQNIGLAFVYNAIAVPAAALGIVNPLVTTVAVVAGTLLIVGNAERSLVDD, from the coding sequence GTGAGCGATCGACGCGCGGAGGGCGGCCGGGACGACCGCTGTCGGCTGTGCGGGACGCCGCTCCCGGAGCCTGACGGCGAGTCGGCGTCAGACGGGTTCTGTTCGGCCGGCTGTCGGGACGTGGCTGCCGAGTACGGGACGGGCGACAGCGGCGGCTCCGCCGCGGAGAGCGATGGCCCTCCCGGGAGCGACGAGCCCCGCCCCGCGGACCGGCCGGCCGATCCGCGGCCGACCGCGACCGCGGACGGCGACGAACGACCGGACGGGACCGTCCGCACGTTCTTCCGGGTCGACGGCATGCACTCCGCGACCTGCGAGGCGTTCCTCGAGTCCGTCGCCGAGGGCCGCGACGGCGTTCGTGAGGCCGAAGCGAGTTACGTCACGGAGACGATTCGGGTCGATCACGATCCCGCTCGGATATCGACCGACACGCTCGAGGACGCGCTGAGCACGCTCGGCTACACGGCCTATCTCCGGGACGACGCGACCGCCGAGGACGAGACCGGCGGGACCCAGCGCTCGCGCGAGATGTCCGGCCTCCGGAAGCGCCGGTCGGACGACATGCTCGAGATGCGATACGTCGTCGGCGTCGTCTTCGGGTCGTTCCTCCTGTTGCCGTTCGTGGCCGTCCTCTATCCGATGTTTCTGACGTCGTTTACCGACTGGGGCGCGATCGAGCACTTCGAAGGGGCCTTTACCGGCTTCAGCGGGCCGCTGTATCTACCCCTGTTCCTCTTCCTGACGGGCGCGATCATCTACCTGACCGGCGGCCCGCTCCTGCGAGGCGCGTACGTCAGTCTGAAGCTCCGGCGGCCGACCACTGACCTGCTCGCGACCCTCACGATACTCAGCGCGTACGTCTTCAGTATCCTCGTCTCCGGGCTCGGCCGCAACGACCTCTACTTCGACCTGACGATCGTCGTGGCCTCGGTCGTGATGGGCGCGACCTACTACGAGGCGACGGTCAAGCGCCGCGCGACGGACCGGCTGACCGACCTCACCGTCTCGCAGGTCGACACCGCCCGGCTCTACGCCGGAGACGGCTCGACGACGGAGCTCCCCGTGGCCGACCTCGAGTCGGGCGACCGCGTGCTCGTCCGGGAGGGCGAGCGCATCCCCGTCGACGGGACGCTGTCCGAGGGCGAGTGTACGGTCGACGAGGCCGTCGTGACGGGGGAGTCGCTCCCGGTCGCGAAGGCGGCGGGGGACGACGTGGTCGGCGGCTCGGTCGTCACCACCGACGCGGCGGTGGTCGACGTCGGCGAGCGGACGACCAGCAGCATCGAGCGGCTCACGCGGGTCGTCTGGAACGTCCAGAGCGCGGACCACGGCGTCACGCGTCGGGCCGACGAGTTCGCCGCGACCCTCGTCCCGATCGTCCTCGCCGCCGCGGTCGTCGTCGGCGCGGGCTCCCTCCTCGCCGGCGCGAGCGGGCTGACCGCCTCGCTGGCCGCCCTCATGACGCTCATGGTCGCCAGCCCGTGGGCGCTCGGCTTCGCGACGCCGTACTCCGTCGCCGCGAGCCTGGGGGAAGCGCTCGAGCGCGGCATCGTGGTCTTCGACGAGACGGTCTTCGAGCGCCTCCGCGCGGTCGACGTCGTCGTCTTCGACAAGACCGGGACGCTGACGACCGGCGAGATGACCGTCCGCGAGGCCGACGCACCCGAGGACCTGCTCGCGGCCGCCGCCGCCCTCGAGCAGCGGGCGGCCCATCCGGCCGCGGCGGCGATCGCCGACGCGTTCGGAAGCGATGGAGACGCGCTCGACGACGACGCCGACGGGACGGCTCGAGCGGACGGCGGCTCGACCGCGTCCGGCGAACGGGACGTCCGGGAGTTCCACACCCACGCGACCGGCGTCGAGGGAACCGTCGACGACCGGACGGTGCTGGTCGGCCACCCCGACCTCTTCCGGGACCGCGGGTGGGCGCTCGAGCCCGACCTCGAGGAGACGATCGATCGGGCGCGAGAGGCTGGTCGGCTCCCGGTCGTCGTCGGCCGCGACGGGACCGCCGAGGGCGTCGTGATCGTCGGCGACGAGCCCCGCGAGGCGTGGGACGAGACGATCGCGGCCCTGGACGAGGACGGGGTCGACGTCGTGGTCCTGACCGGCGACGACGGGACGGCGGCCGACGTCTTCGACCGGCATCCGGGCGTCGATCACGTCTTCGCCGGCGTCTCGCCGGACGGAAAGACGGCGGCGGTCGAACGGATGAAGGCCGACGACCGCGTGGCGATGGTCGGCGACGGGACGAACGACGCGCCCGCGCTCGCCGCGGCCGATCTGGGCATCTCGCTGGGTAGCGGGACGGCACTCGCCGCCGACGCGGCCGACGTCGCGATCGTCGACGACGACCTCGCCGCGGTCGAACGGGCGTTCGCCCTGGCACGGGCCGCGCGCGGTCGAATCCGGCAGAACATCGGACTCGCATTCGTTTACAACGCGATCGCCGTCCCCGCGGCCGCCCTCGGGATCGTGAACCCGCTAGTGACGACCGTCGCCGTCGTCGCGGGGACCCTCCTCATCGTCGGGAACGCGGAGCGGTCCCTCGTCGACGACTGA
- a CDS encoding GNAT family N-acetyltransferase, with the protein MSIHTRTATRYTVRAFESDDREAFLSLYETVFGHDRSPAWFRWKFRENPFVDHVPILVATADGEPVGFRSFFAQEMRIGGTVRTAFQPCDTMVHPDHRQRGLFDRLNERAVERYADGAPSFFFNFPNENSKPGNLAHGWREIGTVPAYYRPQNPVTALEKRTDDRPADGETDPRSADEGTAAAVAHTLEDAIATSQRAGDRLLVGSDSDLELERYETPPAEVLEAVYRRSIPDAIHTHRSAAFYRWRFENPVHTYRASVARRDGDPVAALVVSTVGDHARIVDALPRALDAESAALERLLATALEASADRSYVEAFGETVPSPLRFRFYPDTRLPLSALIRPTSRTLLARDLEDGLALESSSIDSWTFSRLDLDTT; encoded by the coding sequence ATGAGTATACACACACGAACGGCGACGCGATACACCGTCCGCGCGTTCGAGTCCGACGATCGAGAGGCGTTCCTGTCGCTGTACGAAACGGTTTTCGGACACGACAGAAGCCCGGCGTGGTTCCGCTGGAAGTTCCGCGAGAACCCGTTCGTCGATCACGTTCCGATCCTGGTGGCGACGGCCGACGGCGAGCCCGTCGGCTTCCGGTCATTTTTCGCCCAAGAGATGCGCATCGGCGGGACCGTCCGGACCGCGTTCCAGCCCTGCGATACGATGGTCCATCCGGACCACCGCCAACGTGGGCTCTTCGACCGGCTGAACGAACGCGCCGTCGAGCGCTACGCCGACGGCGCGCCGTCGTTCTTCTTCAACTTCCCCAACGAGAACTCGAAGCCCGGCAACCTCGCGCACGGCTGGCGCGAGATCGGAACGGTGCCGGCCTATTACCGGCCCCAGAATCCCGTCACCGCGCTCGAGAAGCGGACCGATGACCGGCCGGCGGACGGCGAAACCGACCCGCGGTCCGCCGACGAGGGCACGGCCGCCGCAGTCGCGCACACGCTCGAGGACGCCATCGCGACCTCCCAGCGGGCCGGCGACAGGCTGCTCGTCGGTTCGGACTCGGACCTCGAGCTCGAGCGCTACGAAACGCCGCCGGCGGAGGTGCTCGAAGCGGTCTACCGGCGGTCGATCCCCGACGCGATTCACACCCACCGGAGCGCGGCGTTCTACCGGTGGCGGTTCGAGAATCCCGTCCACACGTATCGGGCCTCTGTCGCCCGGCGGGACGGCGATCCGGTCGCCGCGCTCGTCGTCTCAACCGTCGGCGATCACGCGCGGATCGTCGACGCGCTCCCGCGGGCGCTCGACGCGGAATCGGCAGCGCTCGAGCGCCTGCTCGCGACGGCCCTCGAGGCGTCCGCGGACCGGAGCTACGTCGAGGCGTTCGGCGAGACGGTTCCCTCGCCGCTGCGGTTCCGGTTCTATCCGGACACGCGGCTGCCGCTGTCGGCGCTGATTCGGCCGACGTCCCGGACCCTCCTCGCCCGCGACCTCGAGGACGGACTCGCGCTCGAGTCGAGTTCGATCGATTCGTGGACGTTCTCGCGGCTCGATCTGGACACGACGTGA
- a CDS encoding acyl-CoA dehydrogenase family protein, translating to MISLSSERELLVSSVADIADREFADRAFDWNGEAPWENVRRLAEQGFLGVNFPEKYGGGGMTELDAILVMEAVGRVCPDTAELLYNQQLVAPRAIELFGTDAAKERYLPPVLAGEDNVAIGISEPEAGSDVGAMGTHIEEDGSELVLNGEKTWVSHVEHSSAVLVWTKFPEDSARSSSSSTGTASRSNSTTRTWRVTTRHISSWRT from the coding sequence ATGATCTCGCTCAGTTCCGAACGAGAACTACTCGTCTCGTCAGTGGCCGACATCGCGGACCGGGAGTTCGCCGACCGAGCGTTCGACTGGAACGGCGAGGCGCCGTGGGAAAACGTCCGACGCCTCGCCGAACAGGGGTTCCTCGGCGTCAACTTCCCCGAGAAGTACGGCGGCGGCGGGATGACCGAACTCGACGCGATCCTCGTCATGGAGGCCGTGGGCCGCGTCTGTCCGGATACCGCCGAACTCCTCTACAACCAGCAACTCGTCGCACCGCGCGCGATCGAACTGTTCGGGACCGACGCGGCCAAAGAGCGGTATCTCCCTCCGGTGCTCGCCGGCGAGGACAACGTCGCGATCGGCATCTCGGAGCCGGAGGCCGGCTCTGACGTCGGCGCGATGGGGACGCACATCGAGGAAGACGGCTCCGAACTCGTACTGAACGGCGAGAAGACGTGGGTGAGCCACGTCGAGCACTCGAGTGCGGTGCTCGTCTGGACGAAATTCCCCGAGGACTCGGCTCGGTCGTCGTCGAGTTCGACTGGGACGGCGTCGAGATCCAACAGCACTACGAGAACATGGCGGGTCACCACCAGACACATTTCGTCATGGAGGACGTGA
- a CDS encoding acyl-CoA dehydrogenase family protein: MEDVTVPEENVVTRGSDGFENQLRALNWERLGSATLANVIASCALEKALDYAAQREQFDQPIGDFQGIEWKLADAATSLEASRALTHRAAMRAHERGRVPDRRDASMDKLHSSEMVERVVSEALQVHGANGYQRGHPLEYLYRLARARRIAAGTDEIQKNQIASSLKREGLRDLA, translated from the coding sequence ATGGAGGACGTGACGGTCCCCGAGGAGAACGTCGTCACGCGCGGCTCGGACGGGTTCGAGAACCAGCTCCGGGCGCTAAACTGGGAGCGTCTGGGCAGTGCGACGCTCGCGAACGTCATCGCCAGCTGCGCGCTCGAGAAGGCCCTCGACTACGCCGCACAGCGCGAGCAGTTCGACCAGCCGATCGGGGACTTCCAGGGGATCGAGTGGAAACTCGCCGACGCCGCGACGTCCCTCGAGGCGTCGCGAGCGCTCACCCACCGCGCGGCGATGCGGGCTCACGAGCGGGGTCGCGTCCCGGACCGTCGCGACGCGTCGATGGACAAGCTCCACTCGAGCGAGATGGTCGAGCGCGTCGTCAGCGAGGCCCTCCAGGTCCACGGTGCGAACGGCTACCAGCGGGGACACCCGCTCGAGTACCTCTATCGACTGGCCCGCGCCCGGCGGATCGCGGCCGGAACCGACGAGATCCAGAAGAATCAGATCGCCTCGAGCCTGAAGCGAGAGGGGCTCCGAGACCTCGCCTGA
- a CDS encoding WD40/YVTN/BNR-like repeat-containing protein, giving the protein MATQETRSRDGFVSFFRSYTKTWIHAVATAGLTAFGTLSVFHRGFIALALASYVVPPIALYLWRPSVGRDDGDAATEEGGTAAERERDTAVEDEDDAAAADRERAVATGERSTGATDAPLERAETEDRAETDAAPAGSDVSRSDRGRDTEPGARTESPADEADEIDEAGEDERGRDWRLVDVPTEATLRDVCVTAAGAVYAVGENGLVLAGAPANGAEPDAWSIVLEDGPAAEGDELAGVDATDGGDAVWVAGDSGSVGRIEAETGLHTDYTAPADITDNWLGVAVGGESGDETVLLINGSGAVLRGRYRDGAVSWDEPTKPGSGSSLSAIALALADPSVGYCCDTNDSVFETTDGGESFDRVGLEGAGGTLENLATLGRGDCLVSADDGVVHRYGGSTWTPERVGEEAICGIARREGETIACDADGVIYERTPAAEWNQVDVRAPDSLIAVSTTADGDRTVAVGEEGTVVERR; this is encoded by the coding sequence ATGGCGACTCAGGAGACGCGTTCTCGCGACGGCTTCGTCTCGTTCTTTCGCAGCTATACGAAGACGTGGATCCACGCGGTCGCGACGGCCGGTCTGACCGCGTTCGGGACGCTATCGGTCTTCCACCGCGGGTTCATCGCCCTCGCGCTGGCCTCCTATGTCGTGCCGCCGATCGCGCTGTATCTGTGGCGGCCGTCGGTGGGCCGAGACGACGGCGACGCGGCTACTGAGGAAGGCGGTACGGCCGCCGAGAGGGAGCGCGATACGGCCGTCGAGGATGAAGACGACGCAGCGGCGGCCGATCGAGAGCGCGCCGTCGCGACCGGCGAACGGAGTACCGGTGCGACGGACGCGCCGCTCGAGCGGGCCGAGACCGAGGATCGGGCCGAGACTGACGCCGCTCCGGCGGGCAGTGACGTCTCCCGGAGCGACCGGGGCCGCGATACCGAACCCGGTGCCCGTACCGAGAGCCCGGCAGACGAGGCGGACGAGATCGACGAAGCGGGCGAGGACGAGCGCGGCCGCGACTGGCGGCTCGTCGACGTCCCCACCGAGGCGACGCTCCGGGACGTCTGCGTGACCGCGGCCGGCGCGGTCTACGCGGTGGGCGAGAACGGGCTGGTTCTCGCGGGAGCGCCCGCCAACGGGGCCGAACCCGACGCGTGGTCGATCGTTCTCGAGGACGGGCCGGCCGCCGAGGGCGACGAACTCGCCGGCGTCGACGCGACCGACGGCGGCGACGCGGTCTGGGTCGCGGGCGACAGCGGTTCGGTGGGACGAATCGAGGCCGAGACGGGGCTCCACACGGATTACACGGCCCCTGCGGACATCACCGACAACTGGCTCGGGGTCGCCGTCGGCGGGGAGAGCGGCGACGAGACGGTCCTGTTGATCAACGGCTCCGGGGCCGTCCTCCGCGGTCGCTACCGGGACGGCGCGGTCTCGTGGGACGAGCCGACCAAACCCGGAAGCGGCTCGAGTCTGAGCGCGATCGCGCTCGCGCTCGCGGATCCGTCGGTCGGCTACTGCTGTGATACGAACGATAGCGTCTTCGAGACGACCGATGGCGGGGAGTCGTTCGATCGGGTCGGCCTCGAGGGTGCCGGCGGCACGCTCGAGAACCTCGCGACGCTGGGGCGGGGCGACTGCCTGGTGAGCGCGGACGACGGCGTCGTCCACCGCTACGGCGGATCGACGTGGACGCCCGAACGGGTCGGCGAGGAGGCGATCTGCGGGATCGCCCGCCGCGAGGGCGAGACGATCGCCTGCGATGCGGACGGCGTAATCTACGAGCGCACGCCCGCCGCCGAGTGGAATCAGGTCGACGTTCGCGCGCCGGACTCGCTCATCGCCGTCTCGACGACCGCCGACGGCGACCGGACGGTCGCGGTCGGTGAGGAGGGAACCGTCGTCGAACGGCGGTGA
- a CDS encoding lactate utilization protein, with protein sequence MSDDYYTKDDFADALEIDEARFDREPDEETIEDTVSNVEDRGIEVYVFDDGAAAREHLREQLPDGAEVMDGHSTTLEEIGFTDDLAAEDGFDYLGNRVQEIDDDEERFRARREAVTADVFVDSVNAIAESGELVGANALGNAVGAWAFGAASLVLVGSTNKIVDDWETAVERVREYAYPLEDARAEEVYGQGSVVGKLVSLEHERVDDRTQLVLIDERHGF encoded by the coding sequence ATGAGCGACGACTATTACACGAAAGACGACTTCGCGGACGCCCTCGAGATCGACGAAGCCCGCTTCGATCGGGAGCCGGACGAAGAGACGATCGAGGACACCGTCTCGAACGTCGAAGACCGGGGGATCGAGGTCTACGTCTTCGACGACGGCGCGGCCGCGCGCGAACACCTCCGCGAGCAGCTCCCCGACGGGGCCGAGGTGATGGACGGCCACTCGACGACGCTCGAGGAGATCGGCTTCACCGACGACCTCGCGGCCGAAGACGGGTTCGATTACCTCGGAAACAGGGTTCAGGAGATCGACGACGACGAGGAGCGGTTTCGAGCGCGACGCGAGGCGGTCACCGCCGACGTCTTCGTCGACAGCGTCAACGCGATCGCCGAGAGCGGCGAACTCGTCGGGGCCAACGCGCTCGGCAACGCCGTCGGCGCGTGGGCGTTCGGTGCGGCGTCACTCGTGCTGGTCGGCAGCACGAACAAGATCGTCGACGATTGGGAAACCGCCGTCGAGCGGGTCCGCGAGTACGCCTATCCGCTCGAGGACGCCCGCGCCGAGGAGGTGTACGGACAGGGGAGCGTCGTCGGGAAACTCGTCTCCCTCGAGCACGAACGGGTCGACGACCGCACCCAGCTCGTGCTGATCGACGAGCGACACGGGTTCTGA